DNA sequence from the Hemibagrus wyckioides isolate EC202008001 linkage group LG20, SWU_Hwy_1.0, whole genome shotgun sequence genome:
GTTGTTTACCAAGCGATCTGCTCCATCGCGAGCTGCATTTGCAACAGCTGCTGTCACAGCCCTTGAACGCTCTGATCCAAGCATTGGAATCAAATCGGTTGCAAAGCTTGAGGCTAATAAACTAGCCAAAAGTGCACGTGAATACGGAATTCCCAATTGAGCCCCTCCATAAAATATTACAAGGGACATcagaatttttaaataattgtcaTTGTCTAATAAATTATTTTGAATCTCATTTGAAGCCTTTTCCCTCTCCTCTTGGTCCCTCCTCTGCTCTTCATCCTTGACCCATATTTCAAGCCTCTGCTTTTCTTCTTCACttttctttatcatcatcacctgctCTTCCTGTAAATTAATTAGACTGTTCTTTTCTCTCTGCAGACGAATGTGCAGGTTATGTAGTCTGGCGGGATCTCTATGCAACTTTTGATTTTCGTTTCTTATCTCAACTGTTAATTCGTTGATATTTCTCTGGATCTGCTTCCTGCGTCTTTGTATCTCTTTCTTATTCTCCTCAAGGTCTTTAATGATGCTGGCTCTCCGACGTTCAGCAATCTGCCGTACTTCTTCCTTTGCCTTCTGAATTGATTCATCCAGTTTCTCTTGCTTTTTCTGTTCCAACATATCTTGTACCTTGTCTACAACTTCTGTTTCCCGGTTGGTGAAGTGACGGTACTCGTTCTCTTCCAGCAACTCATCCAGCTTCTTCAGGAGCTGATTCACCTGGTCCTGGTTCTTTGGGTTCTTGTTGTTGAAAGCCAGGAAACGCCCACCAAATCGTGCAATTAGATCCTGGATTCCCTGGACCTGTTTTGATATAAATTGCTCAATTGTCTCTCTTTCCAGCTCATCTGCACGGGTAAATATGATGATCGTGTGGTCACTGAAGTTCCCCTTGAAAACCTTCTCAATCATATCTACAGTCTGCTGCTGCTCCTCTGTGAAGCGAGCGATTGGTATGATGAGCAGAAACGCATGTGGTCCAGGTGAACACATGGCCAGACATCTTAGCACTTCCTCTGTTATATCATTTAGCTCAAGGGAGGTGTCAAACCAGCCAGGAGTATCAATCACTGACAGGCTCCGCCCCTGAACTACTCCCCATTCCTTCTGGCATTTTTTTGTCACTGAGCTCATACTTGGTGCAGATGGGAAATATTCTTTATCCAAGATGGTGTTTCCAGTGGCACTTTTACCTGAACCTGTTTTGCCCAGCAGCACCAACCTCAGCGGGACGTCTCTGTGTGGACTGGAGTTCTTGAACTGGGGACGCCTCATCTCTGGATGCTGTTGTGGATAGAAAGGCAAATGGTGTGAGGTTTGTTTCTGAAATGATTTGAATGTGCATGAAGCTTATTAACAtccatatttaaatatattgctTCTGTGCTAGTTACACCACTTTTAAAACTTTATGATTAATGGATCTGTACTCTAATTATAATAACTGTAAATTGTCTGTAATAATGAAGTATAGTATTCCAGTATCACCACACACATCTTTAAGTGGCAACTACAGCATTATTGTTTAGTATGTAAAATGCTGGTTAGCATTTTTCATACTAAATGGTAGAGGTTAGCATTAGTTGTTCCTGAGCTTACAGAGCTGTGGTAGCTCAGGGGTtaagtgttatatatatatatatattacatgaaTATAACTGAGAATGATTTTGAAGCCTTTTAGACACTGTCCAAATATATTTGGTGCAAAAAAGattccctttatttatttatttgtttgtttctttgtgtttctttgtttgttttttgttgttgttgtttttacaaAGTCTAACAgattatagtatatagtatattaatAGCAGTAAACACTTGCCCCATTCAGAGGGGTCACACTATGTCATTTAATCACATTTCTATGAACtctgctgaattttattttcCTACAGGAAAAAGGTGCAAATACTCTAAAGTGAGCCTGGCATTTACAGGtcactgaggaaaaaaaggacaCTATAATTTTAGATGAATAATATTTTTCGAGGTATTGGATATTTGGTCTGAGTGAACAGCAACCTAACCAATCACAATTACTCTATGTGGGATTTTATCAGAGCGAATACACTGTGTTAAACCTGTGGAACCTTTATGGAAAGCCTGGGATGTTAACATTATGTTTTAAGAGTGTGAATGAACTAAATTAGCTAGCAGATTGAACCTCTGTTATCTTGTTGGTGAAGTGACTGTTCTCGTTCTGTTCCAGCAACTCATCCAGCTTCTTCAGGAGCTGTTTCACCTGGTCCCGGTTCTTTGGTTTCTTGTTGTTGAAGGCTAAGAAATGCCTTTTGTATCGTGCAATAAGATCCTGGATTTTCTGGTCCTGTTTTGATATAAATTGCTCGA
Encoded proteins:
- the LOC131371231 gene encoding GTPase IMAP family member 8-like, with protein sequence MRRSQFKNSSLDRYVQSSVTQLQLVLLGRTGSGKSATGNTILNKECFPSALSMSSETKECQKECGVVHGRDLAVIDTPGWFDTSGQQSEITQEVQRCLSMCSPGPHSFLLIIPIARFTKEQQQTIDMIEKVFKGNFSDHTIIIFTRADELEGESIEQFISKQDQKIQDLIARYKRHFLAFNNKKPKNRDQVKQLLKKLDELLEQNENSHFTNKITEHPEMRRPQFKNSSPHRDVPLRLVLLGKTGSGKSATGNTILDKEYFPSAPSMSSVTKKCQKEWGVVQGRSLSVIDTPGWFDTSLELNDITEEVLRCLAMCSPGPHAFLLIIPIARFTEEQQQTVDMIEKVFKGNFSDHTIIIFTRADELERETIEQFISKQVQGIQDLIARFGGRFLAFNNKNPKNQDQVNQLLKKLDELLEENEYRHFTNRETEVVDKVQDMLEQKKQEKLDESIQKAKEEVRQIAERRRASIIKDLEENKKEIQRRRKQIQRNINELTVEIRNENQKLHRDPARLHNLHIRLQREKNSLINLQEEQVMMIKKSEEEKQRLEIWVKDEEQRRDQEEREKASNEIQNNLLDNDNYLKILMSLVIFYGGAQLGIPYSRALLASLLASSFATDLIPMLGSERSRAVTAAVANAARDGADRLVNNLCSIQ